The Chryseolinea soli genome contains a region encoding:
- the glmM gene encoding phosphoglucosamine mutase, whose product MALIKSISGIRGTIGGKTNENLTPVDVVKFTAAFGTMIKKKTGSTKVVIGRDARPSGEMVSALVVSTLQGLGIDVIDLGLSTTPTVEIAVPLEKAAGGIILTASHNPVQWNALKLLNDKGEFISGKDGEAMLKIAENEEFDFAPVGKLGQYTKNDTYLQKHIDMILKLPLVDVEAIRNRGFNVVVDAVNSTGGIAVPLLLKALDVSVKELYCEPTGHFPHNPEPLPEHLTDICREIKKGKFDMGIVVDPDVDRLAFVSEDGTPFGEEYTLVAVADYVLKASKKKKLSTVSNLSSTGALRDITEKAGGQYSAAAVGEVNVVTLMKETGAVIGGEGNGGVIYPELHYGRDALVGIALLLTHLAKSETSLLRLRSTYPNYVISKNKIELTPNINVDRVLEEMTKKYKKQPINTIDGVKIEFDKEWVHLRKSNTEPIIRIYAESDMEVKADNLAKKMIADIKEIIAEKVVV is encoded by the coding sequence GTGGCTTTAATCAAATCTATTTCCGGCATACGTGGGACCATTGGCGGCAAAACCAATGAAAATCTCACGCCCGTCGACGTCGTCAAGTTTACGGCGGCGTTTGGGACGATGATCAAGAAGAAAACCGGTTCCACCAAAGTGGTGATCGGGCGCGACGCCAGGCCATCGGGCGAAATGGTGAGTGCCCTCGTGGTGTCGACCCTGCAAGGCTTGGGTATCGATGTGATCGATCTGGGCCTGTCCACGACACCCACCGTGGAGATTGCTGTTCCCCTGGAAAAGGCAGCGGGGGGTATCATCCTCACTGCCAGCCATAATCCGGTGCAATGGAATGCGCTGAAGCTGCTGAACGACAAAGGAGAATTCATTTCGGGCAAAGACGGCGAGGCCATGCTGAAAATTGCCGAGAATGAAGAATTCGACTTTGCCCCGGTAGGCAAACTGGGTCAGTATACCAAAAACGACACCTACCTTCAGAAGCATATCGACATGATCCTGAAGTTGCCCCTGGTGGATGTGGAAGCCATCCGGAACCGGGGCTTTAATGTGGTGGTGGATGCCGTGAACTCAACGGGCGGCATTGCCGTTCCTTTGCTGCTGAAGGCTTTGGATGTGAGCGTGAAAGAACTGTATTGCGAGCCGACGGGCCACTTCCCGCACAACCCCGAGCCCCTGCCGGAACACTTGACGGACATTTGCCGCGAGATCAAAAAAGGCAAATTCGACATGGGCATCGTGGTGGACCCGGATGTGGATCGCCTGGCGTTTGTGTCGGAAGACGGCACGCCTTTCGGCGAAGAATATACCTTGGTGGCCGTGGCCGATTATGTGCTGAAGGCATCCAAGAAAAAGAAATTGAGCACGGTGTCGAATCTTTCATCCACGGGCGCGTTGCGCGACATCACGGAGAAAGCCGGCGGCCAATATTCGGCTGCGGCGGTGGGTGAAGTGAACGTGGTGACGCTGATGAAAGAAACGGGAGCCGTCATCGGTGGCGAAGGCAACGGCGGGGTGATCTATCCCGAGTTGCACTATGGTCGCGACGCCCTGGTGGGCATCGCCTTGTTGCTGACGCACCTGGCCAAAAGTGAAACCAGCCTGCTGCGCCTGCGGTCGACGTATCCGAACTATGTGATCTCCAAAAACAAGATCGAGCTCACGCCAAACATCAACGTGGACCGCGTGCTGGAGGAGATGACGAAGAAATATAAAAAACAACCCATCAACACCATCGATGGCGTGAAGATCGAGTTCGACAAAGAGTGGGTGCACCTGCGCAAATCCAACACGGAACCCATCATCCGCATTTATGCGGAGTCGGACATGGAAGTGAAGGCTGATAATTTGGCGAAGAAGATGATTGCCGATATAAAAGAGATCATAGCCGAAAAGGTCGTGGTCTGA
- a CDS encoding cysteine desulfurase family protein, which yields MQVYLDNAATTPLDPEVFEAMKPFMLENYGNPSSTHAHGRKVRAAIESARKKIAELLHCTPGEIIFTSGGTEADNTIINSSLQTYGIRNVISSPIEHHAVEQTLHNLEKRGLINLLMVKLDEKGHVDMDHLDILLRENPKALVSLMHANNEVGNVMNIQRVGELCDQYGAYFHSDTVQTVGHYRHNLSEIKVHGMAAAAHKFHGPKGVGFMFIRKDKKLQPFVYGGGQERSMRGGTENVYGIIGLAKALEIAYQDMDEHMRHIKQLKGRMIEKLKQNLPGVDFHGDSANLDKSLYTVLNVCLPESEDNGLILFNLDLQGVSASGGSACSSGAVTGSHVLGALYPGSKRGAVRFSFSKYNTVEEIDYAVEKLAALYRVEVGG from the coding sequence ATGCAAGTTTACCTGGATAACGCTGCCACCACCCCGTTAGATCCCGAAGTATTTGAGGCGATGAAACCTTTCATGCTGGAAAACTACGGCAACCCATCGTCCACCCATGCACATGGTCGCAAGGTGCGGGCCGCCATTGAATCGGCGCGCAAGAAAATTGCCGAGCTGCTGCATTGCACGCCCGGAGAGATCATTTTCACCAGCGGCGGAACGGAAGCAGACAACACCATTATCAACAGCAGCTTGCAGACCTACGGCATCCGGAACGTGATCTCATCACCCATCGAACACCACGCCGTGGAGCAGACCCTCCACAACCTGGAGAAACGCGGCCTCATCAATTTATTGATGGTGAAGCTGGATGAAAAGGGACACGTGGATATGGATCACCTGGACATCTTGCTGAGAGAAAATCCGAAGGCACTGGTGTCGCTGATGCATGCCAACAATGAAGTGGGCAACGTGATGAACATTCAGCGCGTGGGTGAATTGTGCGATCAGTATGGTGCGTATTTTCATTCGGACACCGTGCAAACGGTGGGACACTATCGGCACAACCTGAGCGAGATCAAAGTGCACGGCATGGCTGCTGCGGCACATAAGTTTCATGGTCCGAAAGGCGTGGGCTTTATGTTCATTCGTAAGGATAAAAAATTGCAGCCCTTTGTGTATGGCGGCGGCCAGGAACGCAGCATGCGCGGTGGAACGGAAAATGTGTATGGCATCATCGGGCTTGCCAAAGCGCTGGAGATCGCCTACCAGGATATGGATGAGCATATGCGGCACATCAAGCAATTGAAGGGAAGGATGATCGAAAAATTGAAGCAGAATCTTCCCGGCGTGGATTTTCATGGGGACTCTGCGAACCTGGACAAGAGCTTGTACACCGTGTTGAATGTTTGTTTGCCGGAGTCGGAAGACAATGGGTTGATCTTGTTCAACCTGGATTTGCAAGGTGTGTCGGCATCGGGCGGGAGTGCGTGCTCCAGCGGGGCCGTTACGGGGTCGCATGTGTTGGGGGCGTTGTATCCGGGGTCGAAGCGTGGGGCGGTTCGGTTTTCGTTTAGTAAGTATAATACGGTGGAGGAGATTGACTATGCGGTGGAGAAGTTGGCGGCGCTGTATAGGGTTGAGGTTGGCGGGTGA
- a CDS encoding SRPBCC family protein, with amino-acid sequence MNIIRLETFIEAPVDRVFDLSRSVELHKLSTQGTHEEAVAGKMAGLVELNDSITWRAKHLGFFQRLTVKIIAMDRPRSFVDTMLKGAFASMKHTHLFEASGAGTLMTDVFEYESPLGMLGRIADKLFLTDYMTKLLINRNVEIKAVAEGDRWRDLLTM; translated from the coding sequence ATGAACATTATTCGCCTGGAGACTTTCATTGAGGCGCCTGTTGACAGGGTTTTTGATCTGTCGCGGAGCGTCGAATTGCACAAGCTTTCTACTCAGGGCACGCATGAAGAAGCGGTCGCGGGTAAGATGGCAGGATTGGTGGAGTTGAATGATTCCATCACGTGGCGCGCCAAACATCTCGGATTTTTTCAGCGACTAACCGTGAAGATCATCGCGATGGATCGTCCGCGTTCTTTTGTGGACACGATGCTGAAAGGCGCCTTTGCCTCCATGAAACACACCCACCTCTTCGAAGCCTCCGGCGCAGGCACGCTCATGACCGATGTGTTTGAATATGAATCGCCGCTTGGCATGTTAGGCAGAATAGCAGACAAATTGTTTTTGACAGATTACATGACAAAGCTGTTGATCAACCGGAACGTGGAGATAAAGGCCGTTGCCGAGGGTGATCGGTGGAGAGATCTGTTAACGATGTAG
- a CDS encoding Calx-beta domain-containing protein translates to MKIGSVTGWAGLFITVLFISCQDNDNSQPTGFDVAASTGAEDAGTQSATLKLNKAASSDVTVAFALKGTAALNGDYTLLTPSPLTVKAGSSVAQIDFKIIDDSVIEATDKKLTFEITSVTGQTLDTNSDRLSYTYTITDNDKIPTDGMQVDLTWDLGEGVDIDAANLDLYLVYNVVVENNQVTSLDVNQDVYSEKTSGFESYVIGSAVKDTEYYVAAVYHEGNVAVPFTLGFSTTANGTKQSTGSFTTSDVGSALFYGPIQKSGNTFSRLAAPQLVKYKLNAKVLNGL, encoded by the coding sequence ATGAAGATTGGAAGCGTGACAGGATGGGCTGGCCTTTTTATAACAGTGCTTTTCATATCGTGTCAGGATAACGACAACAGCCAGCCTACGGGTTTCGACGTGGCGGCGTCAACGGGGGCAGAAGATGCCGGCACACAGTCGGCCACCCTAAAGCTAAACAAAGCTGCCAGCAGTGATGTCACGGTGGCCTTTGCCCTGAAAGGAACGGCCGCCCTCAACGGCGATTATACCTTGCTCACGCCCTCACCCCTCACGGTGAAAGCGGGTTCGTCCGTGGCACAAATCGATTTCAAGATCATCGACGATTCCGTCATCGAAGCCACCGATAAAAAGCTCACCTTCGAGATCACGAGCGTAACGGGTCAAACCCTCGACACCAACTCCGACCGTCTTTCTTATACCTACACCATCACCGACAACGACAAGATCCCCACCGATGGCATGCAGGTGGACCTTACGTGGGATCTGGGTGAAGGGGTAGACATCGACGCCGCTAATCTCGACCTGTACCTTGTCTACAACGTGGTCGTAGAAAACAACCAAGTGACCTCGCTTGACGTCAACCAGGATGTTTACAGCGAAAAAACTTCGGGGTTCGAAAGTTATGTGATCGGCTCGGCGGTGAAAGATACAGAGTATTATGTGGCGGCCGTATACCACGAGGGCAACGTGGCCGTGCCATTCACCTTGGGGTTTAGCACCACGGCAAATGGTACCAAACAAAGCACAGGGTCTTTCACGACCAGCGACGTGGGGTCAGCCTTGTTTTATGGGCCGATTCAAAAATCAGGAAATACGTTTAGCCGGTTGGCTGCTCCGCAGCTGGTGAAATACAAATTGAATGCGAAAGTGTTGAATGGGTTGTGA
- a CDS encoding MutS-related protein yields MTREECILFYEKRVATFKASLAEQKKNINLISNLRLLTAVGFLGALYFGFSTTYFFYAAFVLLVLFVVLVQRHAKLYAEKVHTENLLNINLAEGRALTGDISGFAPGIEFIDGHHPYSHDLDIFGEGSLFQAVNRCNTLDGKKQMALRLSTPLASAEDIAAHQQAVRELAGNTNFRQHFQAAGKEIDEQARDRAELLEWLRQPSFLFDKSFFGVLLVVVPAITVGAILGAFFFPVLKTIAIVLSLSQWAFLGLYIKRVNVFHDYISRKKNILEKYAHLLHYLQPEKFDSPLLQNLSAQAKDADVKVKALAGLVSSLNARLNAMTNLLVNSTLLYDLQFVYRLEKWKADNASNLKMWLDVICETEMLCSMGTFAFNHPSFTYPAIHTQLSIETERMGHPLIPESECVPNSVTLGQGPSVLIITGANMAGKSTFLRTIGVNLVLALSGGPVCATTFRCPVIGLRSGMRTADSLKDHQSYFYAELNRLKTIMDELRSDKPLFILLDEILKGTNSTDKQAGSIALVKQLIPHPCLALIATHDLALGELETEYPTHVKNFCFEATIENDQLSFDYKLKPGLAQKMNATFLMKKMGIIPKD; encoded by the coding sequence ATTTTTTTTATGCAGCGTTCGTCCTGCTCGTCCTATTCGTCGTGCTCGTGCAACGGCACGCAAAGCTCTATGCCGAGAAAGTACACACCGAAAACTTGCTCAACATCAACCTCGCCGAAGGCCGTGCCTTGACGGGCGACATCTCCGGCTTTGCGCCGGGCATTGAATTTATCGACGGACATCATCCCTATTCGCACGATCTCGATATTTTCGGAGAAGGTTCGCTCTTCCAGGCCGTAAACCGATGCAACACGCTGGACGGCAAAAAACAGATGGCCCTTCGCCTGTCCACACCGCTCGCATCGGCCGAGGACATCGCGGCGCACCAGCAAGCCGTGCGTGAGCTGGCGGGAAACACCAACTTCCGGCAACACTTTCAAGCCGCCGGAAAGGAGATCGACGAGCAGGCGCGCGACCGCGCCGAACTGTTGGAATGGCTTCGGCAACCTTCTTTTCTGTTTGACAAATCCTTCTTCGGAGTTTTGTTAGTGGTGGTTCCGGCGATCACGGTGGGCGCTATTCTTGGCGCATTCTTTTTTCCCGTCTTAAAGACGATCGCCATCGTGCTCTCGCTCTCGCAGTGGGCATTCTTGGGTCTGTACATCAAGCGCGTCAATGTTTTTCACGACTACATCAGCCGCAAAAAAAACATTCTCGAAAAATATGCACACCTGCTCCACTATCTGCAACCCGAGAAATTCGACTCCCCCTTGCTGCAAAATCTTTCCGCGCAGGCGAAAGATGCCGACGTGAAAGTAAAAGCGCTGGCCGGACTGGTCAGCTCCCTCAACGCACGACTGAACGCCATGACCAACCTGCTGGTGAACAGCACGCTGCTCTACGACCTGCAATTTGTTTACCGGCTCGAAAAGTGGAAAGCCGACAATGCCTCGAACCTGAAAATGTGGCTGGACGTGATCTGTGAAACGGAAATGTTGTGCAGCATGGGTACGTTTGCATTCAATCATCCGTCCTTTACATATCCTGCGATCCACACGCAGTTGTCCATCGAGACAGAGCGTATGGGCCATCCGTTGATCCCGGAAAGCGAATGCGTTCCCAACAGCGTCACCCTCGGGCAAGGACCGTCGGTGCTCATCATCACGGGCGCGAACATGGCGGGGAAGAGCACGTTTCTTCGCACCATCGGCGTCAACCTTGTGCTGGCGCTAAGTGGAGGACCGGTTTGCGCCACCACTTTCCGCTGCCCCGTCATCGGCCTGCGATCGGGCATGCGCACAGCCGATTCGTTGAAAGACCATCAATCCTATTTCTACGCCGAACTCAACCGTCTCAAAACCATCATGGACGAACTGCGCAGCGACAAGCCGCTCTTCATTTTGCTGGACGAGATCCTGAAAGGCACCAACTCCACCGACAAACAAGCCGGCTCCATCGCCCTGGTAAAACAACTCATCCCCCACCCCTGCCTCGCGCTAATCGCCACACATGACCTTGCCCTCGGAGAACTGGAAACCGAATACCCCACCCACGTAAAAAACTTCTGCTTCGAAGCCACCATCGAAAACGACCAGCTTTCCTTCGACTACAAACTAAAGCCAGGCCTCGCCCAAAAAATGAACGCCACGTTCCTCATGAAAAAGATGGGCATCATCCCAAAAGACTAG